In the Pseudonocardia cypriaca genome, one interval contains:
- a CDS encoding PaaX family transcriptional regulator produces MAAIDLPRAQNGREAQLLLTSLLGDFWYWRDEHIPSTALVRLLAEFGITAESARAAMRRLAARGLLTVSRSGRTTAYGIPPRTSEVIVERTHRMLTFGAAAPKWDGHWTVLAFSVPEQDREVRSTLRARLRVLRFAALYDGLWVSPHDTGAAARAVLEELGVATATVLRCTEVPGGSAAGSPCAAFDLRPLAAEYRDFTARYEPLLAEVEAGRIGPAEALRLRTGLRVDWRHFPETDPDLPAELLPPDWPRPAAQRVFVQIYDQLGPLAELRFREVLAGSDPALAALAQHHDSATVAELYAGLGDRRARGDTPFERAAAARRLAEASPASR; encoded by the coding sequence ATGGCGGCGATCGACCTACCGCGTGCGCAGAACGGCCGCGAGGCGCAGCTCCTCCTGACCTCGCTGCTCGGCGACTTCTGGTACTGGCGCGACGAGCACATCCCCTCGACCGCGCTGGTCCGGCTGCTCGCGGAGTTCGGCATCACCGCCGAGAGTGCGCGGGCGGCGATGCGCCGGCTCGCCGCCCGCGGCCTGCTGACCGTGTCGCGCAGCGGCCGGACCACGGCGTACGGCATCCCGCCCCGCACCTCCGAGGTGATCGTCGAGCGGACGCACCGGATGTTGACCTTCGGCGCGGCGGCGCCGAAGTGGGACGGGCACTGGACGGTGCTGGCGTTCTCGGTGCCGGAGCAGGACCGGGAGGTCCGCTCCACGCTGCGGGCCCGCCTGCGGGTGCTGCGCTTCGCCGCCCTCTACGACGGGCTCTGGGTCAGCCCGCACGACACCGGCGCCGCCGCCCGCGCGGTGCTCGAGGAGCTCGGGGTCGCAACGGCCACCGTCCTGCGGTGCACGGAGGTGCCGGGTGGTTCCGCGGCCGGCAGTCCGTGCGCCGCGTTCGACCTCCGGCCGCTCGCGGCCGAGTACCGGGACTTCACCGCTCGCTACGAACCGCTGCTCGCCGAGGTCGAGGCCGGCCGGATCGGCCCGGCGGAGGCGCTGCGGCTGCGCACCGGGCTGCGCGTCGACTGGCGGCACTTCCCGGAGACCGACCCGGACCTGCCCGCCGAGCTGCTGCCGCCGGACTGGCCGCGCCCGGCTGCGCAGCGGGTGTTCGTGCAGATCTACGACCAGCTCGGCCCGCTCGCCGAGCTGCGCTTCCGCGAGGTGCTGGCCGGCAGCGACCCGGCGCTCGCCGCGCTCGCGCAGCACCACGACTCCGCCACCGTCGCCGAGCTCTACGCCGGCCTGGGCGACCGCCGGGCCCGCGGCGACACGCCCTTCGAACGCGCCGCCGCGGCGCGCAGGCTCGCCGAAGCGTCCCCGGCGAGCAGGTGA
- a CDS encoding acyl-CoA synthetase has translation MDSAALRHASAPGLGSWPSRRARIAPQRPALVEGERTLTYAELAERTARLAAVLAERGVGPGDRVAYLGVNAISVFETYFATWLLGAIAAPLNYRLAAAEIRYMLGDSGAALLVHSADTAALVEAAGADVPVLRVGPEYEDAIAAAEPLADPPVVTLDDPAILLYTSGTTGRPKAAVLTHGNLTWNTVNQLAHVDVVSTDHALCISPLFHCVGLGQVTLPTLFKGGCVEPLASFDAGRVLARIGEAGITSFSAVPTMLQMMVEHPGWESAKLDTLHTVLYGGSPVQERVARAWLDRGVQVQQGYGMTEASPGVYMVPRGADADRPVSVGVPHLATEVAMLRDGERVPVGPEPAELLVRGPHVFIGYWNRPQETEAAFVDGEWFRTGDVVRVAPDGWADVVDRVKDVIISGGENIYPAEVEAVLVQLDPVADAAVVAVPDARWGEVGAAYIQLREGSEVSEDDLRAHLEAHLARYKIPKYLVRTDALPRNATGKVRRVELRHRAADLVPDAERSS, from the coding sequence ATGGACAGCGCAGCGTTGCGGCACGCGTCCGCCCCGGGGCTGGGCAGCTGGCCGTCGCGGCGCGCGCGGATCGCGCCGCAGCGCCCGGCGCTGGTCGAGGGCGAGCGCACCCTCACCTACGCCGAGCTGGCCGAGCGCACCGCCCGGCTGGCCGCCGTGCTCGCCGAGCGCGGGGTCGGGCCCGGCGACCGGGTCGCCTACCTCGGCGTCAACGCGATCAGCGTGTTCGAGACCTACTTCGCCACGTGGCTGCTCGGCGCGATCGCGGCGCCGCTGAACTACCGCCTCGCCGCCGCCGAGATCCGCTACATGCTCGGGGACTCCGGTGCGGCGCTCCTCGTGCACAGCGCCGACACGGCCGCCCTCGTCGAGGCCGCCGGTGCGGACGTGCCCGTACTGCGCGTCGGGCCCGAGTACGAGGACGCGATCGCCGCCGCGGAGCCGCTCGCGGACCCGCCCGTCGTCACCCTCGACGACCCGGCGATCCTGCTCTACACCTCCGGCACCACCGGCCGCCCCAAGGCCGCCGTGCTCACCCACGGCAACCTCACCTGGAACACCGTCAACCAGCTCGCGCACGTGGACGTGGTGAGCACCGACCACGCCCTCTGCATCTCCCCGCTCTTCCACTGCGTCGGGCTCGGCCAGGTCACGCTGCCCACGCTCTTCAAGGGCGGCTGTGTCGAGCCGCTCGCGAGCTTCGACGCCGGCCGCGTGCTCGCCCGGATCGGCGAGGCCGGGATCACCAGCTTCTCCGCGGTGCCGACGATGCTGCAGATGATGGTGGAGCACCCCGGCTGGGAGAGCGCGAAGCTCGACACGCTGCACACCGTCCTCTACGGGGGCTCGCCGGTGCAGGAGCGCGTCGCGCGGGCGTGGCTCGACCGCGGCGTGCAGGTCCAGCAGGGCTACGGCATGACCGAGGCGTCCCCCGGCGTCTACATGGTGCCGCGGGGGGCCGACGCGGACCGGCCCGTGTCGGTCGGCGTGCCGCACCTCGCCACCGAGGTCGCCATGCTCCGCGACGGGGAACGCGTGCCGGTCGGCCCCGAGCCCGCCGAGCTGCTCGTGCGCGGACCGCACGTGTTCATCGGCTACTGGAACCGGCCGCAGGAGACGGAGGCCGCGTTCGTCGACGGCGAGTGGTTCCGCACCGGCGACGTGGTGCGGGTCGCGCCCGACGGCTGGGCCGACGTCGTCGACCGCGTGAAGGACGTGATCATCTCCGGTGGGGAGAACATCTACCCGGCCGAGGTCGAGGCCGTTCTGGTGCAGCTGGACCCGGTGGCCGACGCCGCCGTCGTCGCCGTGCCCGACGCGAGGTGGGGCGAGGTCGGCGCCGCGTACATCCAGCTGAGGGAGGGCAGCGAGGTCAGCGAGGACGACCTGCGCGCCCACCTGGAGGCCCACCTCGCCCGCTACAAGATCCCGAAGTACCTCGTGCGGACCGACGCGCTGCCTCGCAACGCCACCGGGAAGGTCCGCCGGGTCGAGCTGCGCCACCGCGCGGCCGACCTGGTCCCCGACGCCGAAAGGTCCTCATGA
- a CDS encoding transporter substrate-binding domain-containing protein, with protein MHRAVRVCALAATAGALLVATACGSDAPTATDVPAGADPALHAALPEEVREAGVIRFAGDSHPPYRTVQPDGSVTGIDRDFQDALGRVLGVRTETQIVDGLPAALQGMLAGRYDAFNGPVKATAEREQQFDTVTWMTTRTSYVVPAGSQAGIAGPEDLCGKRVAVTAGSVVEEQLGKLSESCARTGRPAAQAIGLADTNEILLAAQSGRADAAGMTQAAAIDVTTQRPGEFTYVTQTEEQGASVDNLALYVPKTGGLGPVVRDAFARLFADGTYAEIMQRWGLQDVAVPEPVLNAGSQGGTP; from the coding sequence ATGCACCGTGCCGTCCGGGTGTGCGCCCTCGCCGCCACCGCGGGAGCGCTCCTCGTCGCGACCGCCTGCGGGTCCGACGCGCCGACCGCAACCGATGTGCCCGCCGGCGCCGATCCGGCACTGCACGCGGCGCTCCCGGAGGAGGTCCGGGAGGCGGGCGTGATCCGCTTCGCGGGCGACTCGCACCCGCCATACCGCACCGTCCAGCCGGACGGCTCCGTCACCGGGATCGACCGCGACTTCCAGGACGCGCTCGGCCGCGTGCTCGGGGTGCGCACCGAGACCCAGATCGTCGACGGCCTCCCCGCCGCGCTCCAGGGCATGCTCGCGGGCCGCTACGACGCGTTCAACGGGCCGGTCAAGGCCACCGCCGAGCGCGAGCAGCAGTTCGACACCGTCACCTGGATGACCACGCGCACCTCCTACGTGGTGCCCGCCGGCTCCCAGGCCGGTATCGCCGGGCCGGAGGACCTGTGCGGCAAGCGCGTGGCCGTCACCGCCGGGAGCGTCGTGGAGGAGCAGCTCGGGAAGCTGTCGGAGTCGTGCGCGCGGACGGGCCGGCCCGCCGCGCAGGCCATCGGCCTCGCCGACACCAACGAGATCCTGCTCGCCGCGCAGTCCGGCCGCGCCGACGCCGCCGGCATGACCCAGGCCGCCGCCATCGACGTCACCACCCAGCGGCCGGGCGAGTTCACCTACGTCACCCAGACCGAGGAGCAGGGCGCCAGCGTCGACAACCTCGCGCTGTACGTGCCGAAGACCGGCGGGCTGGGCCCGGTGGTGCGCGACGCGTTCGCCCGGCTCTTCGCCGACGGGACCTACGCCGAGATCATGCAGCGCTGGGGCCTGCAGGACGTCGCAGTACCCGAGCCGGTGCTGAACGCGGGCTCGCAGGGCGGTACGCCGTGA
- a CDS encoding acetoacetate--CoA ligase yields MTVVTPPPGTEIARFLDWLRTVRGLGFTSYADLHAWSTTDLDGFWSAVAEFFAVRFHTPPAAVLARREMPGAEWFPGATLNYGEHALRTTGDAPAVIAYSQTRDRVELSWDELRDQVARAREGLRRLGVERGDRVVAYAPNIPETLVAFLATASLGAVWASCAPEFGARSVIDRFAQVEPSVLLVVPGYVYGDKPIDRTAEVAALRAGLPTVRHVVAIPYGAGDVPDALPWDALLGEPGELAFDPVPFAHPLCVLFSSGTTGRPKAIVHGHGGILLEHLKNHALSWDLQSGDRILWFSTTAWMMWNALVSGLLVGAGAVLIDGNPVHPDPGWQWRLAEETGATLMGASPGWLMACRAAGVEPTRDHDLSQIRQIGAAGSPLPAEGYRWVADRFPGALLNVGSGGTDVCSGIVQGGPWQPVVEGEISGSALGVAAAAFDADGKPVVGELGELVITEPMPSMPVGFWGDPDGSRYRATYFDLYPGVWRHGDWVRFSETGSVVVAGRSDATLNRGGVRLGTAEFYRVVEELPEVADSLVVHLEDPAGGNGELLLFVVPAPGVELDDALRARIARELRSALSPRHVPDRVVAVPAVPRNRTGKKLELPAKRILLGAAPEEVASRDVLADPTSLDAFVELAR; encoded by the coding sequence GTGACCGTCGTGACTCCGCCGCCCGGCACCGAGATCGCCCGGTTCCTCGACTGGCTGCGCACCGTGCGAGGCCTCGGGTTCACCTCCTACGCCGACCTGCACGCCTGGTCGACCACCGATCTGGACGGGTTCTGGTCGGCGGTCGCGGAGTTCTTCGCGGTCCGGTTCCACACCCCGCCCGCCGCGGTGCTCGCGCGCCGGGAGATGCCGGGCGCGGAGTGGTTCCCGGGCGCCACGCTGAACTACGGCGAACACGCCCTGCGCACCACGGGCGACGCCCCGGCCGTCATCGCCTACTCCCAGACCCGGGACCGCGTGGAGCTGTCCTGGGACGAGCTTCGCGACCAGGTAGCCCGGGCCCGGGAGGGGCTGCGCAGGCTCGGTGTGGAGCGCGGCGACCGCGTGGTGGCCTACGCCCCGAACATCCCCGAGACACTCGTCGCCTTCCTCGCCACGGCGAGCCTCGGCGCGGTGTGGGCGAGCTGCGCGCCCGAGTTCGGCGCCCGCAGCGTGATCGACCGGTTCGCGCAGGTCGAGCCGTCCGTGCTGCTCGTCGTGCCCGGCTACGTCTACGGCGACAAGCCGATCGACCGCACCGCGGAGGTCGCGGCGCTGCGGGCCGGGCTGCCAACCGTCCGCCACGTCGTCGCGATCCCCTACGGCGCGGGCGACGTACCGGACGCCCTGCCGTGGGACGCGCTCCTCGGGGAACCGGGCGAGCTCGCGTTCGATCCGGTGCCGTTCGCACACCCGCTCTGCGTGCTGTTCTCCTCCGGCACCACCGGGCGGCCGAAGGCGATCGTCCACGGCCACGGCGGCATCCTGCTCGAGCACCTGAAGAACCACGCGCTGAGCTGGGACCTGCAGTCCGGCGACCGGATCCTCTGGTTCTCCACCACGGCGTGGATGATGTGGAACGCGCTGGTCTCGGGCCTGCTGGTCGGCGCGGGCGCCGTGCTGATCGACGGCAACCCGGTGCACCCCGACCCCGGCTGGCAGTGGCGGCTCGCCGAGGAGACAGGGGCCACGCTGATGGGCGCGTCCCCCGGCTGGCTGATGGCCTGCCGCGCCGCGGGCGTCGAGCCGACCCGCGACCACGACCTCTCGCAGATCCGGCAGATCGGCGCCGCGGGCAGCCCGCTGCCGGCGGAGGGCTACCGGTGGGTCGCCGACCGGTTCCCCGGCGCGCTGCTCAACGTCGGCAGCGGCGGCACCGACGTGTGCTCCGGGATCGTGCAGGGCGGGCCGTGGCAGCCGGTCGTGGAGGGCGAGATCTCCGGATCCGCGCTCGGCGTGGCGGCGGCGGCGTTCGACGCAGACGGCAAGCCGGTCGTGGGGGAGCTGGGCGAGCTCGTGATCACCGAGCCGATGCCGTCGATGCCGGTCGGCTTCTGGGGCGACCCGGACGGCAGCCGCTACCGGGCGACCTACTTCGACCTCTACCCCGGCGTCTGGCGGCACGGGGACTGGGTGCGGTTCTCCGAGACGGGCTCCGTGGTCGTCGCCGGCCGCTCGGACGCCACGCTCAACCGCGGCGGGGTGCGGCTGGGCACCGCCGAGTTCTACCGGGTGGTGGAGGAGCTGCCGGAGGTCGCCGACAGCCTGGTCGTGCACCTGGAGGACCCGGCGGGCGGCAACGGGGAACTGCTGCTGTTCGTCGTGCCGGCGCCCGGGGTCGAGCTGGACGACGCCCTGCGCGCGCGGATCGCCCGGGAGCTGCGCTCGGCGCTGTCGCCGCGGCACGTGCCGGACCGGGTCGTCGCCGTGCCGGCGGTGCCGCGCAACCGCACCGGCAAGAAGCTGGAGCTGCCGGCCAAGCGGATCCTGCTCGGCGCCGCGCCGGAGGAGGTGGCGAGCCGGGACGTGCTCGCCGACCCCACGTCCCTCGACGCGTTCGTGGAGCTGGCTCGATGA
- a CDS encoding crotonase/enoyl-CoA hydratase family protein, translated as MPSHRAVPSRNGALPPTLHVERDGPEDPVAVLRLARAAKRNALDDATVLGIEAFFAAPPPGVRAVVLEADGDHFSAGLDMGELADRDAFAGMEHSRMWHRAFERIERGSIPVVAVLKGAVVGGGLELASAAHVRVAERSAFYALPEGQRGLFVGGGAAVRVQRLIGTALMTDMMLTGRVLDATEGQAAGLSTYLVEDGAGPATARELAGRAAANSPVTNYAVLQALPRIAETGRDEGFFLEALMAAVASSSGEAQERMRAFLAGRGAKVRPS; from the coding sequence GTGCCGTCTCACAGAGCAGTGCCCTCCCGCAACGGGGCGCTCCCGCCGACCCTGCACGTCGAGCGGGACGGCCCCGAGGACCCCGTCGCCGTGCTCCGGCTCGCCCGAGCCGCGAAGCGCAACGCCCTCGACGACGCCACCGTGCTCGGGATCGAGGCGTTCTTCGCCGCCCCGCCGCCCGGGGTGCGCGCGGTCGTCCTCGAGGCCGACGGCGACCACTTCTCGGCCGGCCTCGACATGGGCGAGCTCGCCGACCGGGACGCGTTCGCCGGGATGGAGCACTCGCGGATGTGGCACCGCGCGTTCGAGCGGATCGAGCGCGGCAGCATCCCCGTGGTGGCCGTGCTGAAGGGGGCCGTCGTCGGCGGCGGGCTGGAGCTCGCGAGCGCCGCCCACGTGCGGGTGGCCGAGCGCAGCGCCTTCTACGCGCTGCCGGAGGGCCAGCGTGGCCTGTTCGTGGGCGGCGGCGCCGCGGTGCGCGTGCAGCGGCTCATCGGCACGGCCCTGATGACCGACATGATGCTCACCGGTCGCGTGCTGGACGCGACCGAGGGGCAGGCGGCCGGCCTCTCCACCTACCTCGTCGAGGACGGCGCCGGGCCGGCCACGGCGCGGGAGCTCGCGGGCCGGGCCGCGGCGAACTCCCCGGTGACGAACTACGCGGTGTTGCAGGCGTTGCCGCGGATTGCCGAGACCGGCCGTGACGAGGGTTTCTTCCTGGAGGCGCTGATGGCCGCGGTGGCGTCCAGCAGCGGCGAGGCGCAGGAGCGGATGCGGGCGTTCCTCGCCGGCCGGGGCGCGAAGGTGCGGCCTTCGTGA